The following proteins come from a genomic window of Lolium rigidum isolate FL_2022 chromosome 5, APGP_CSIRO_Lrig_0.1, whole genome shotgun sequence:
- the LOC124656653 gene encoding cleavage stimulating factor 64-like, translating into MDDAAVAVASANCRCSRMVYVGNIAFNASEEEARDACELIGPVLSMRLATDAATGKRKGYAFVEYADDATAQSACRNLQGHLLRGRPLRVGLADSDRARRRKAEHDPVGLEDAIHAACLVSGRPPAASITRLLATASRHHLRETVSTFESMGAEACKALKEQVPGLAGAMEQVQHLLDMAAADDAAEEARRNKRAASAAEESDQHAKLRKVEDGGKAAARPILPCF; encoded by the coding sequence ATGgacgacgccgccgtcgccgtggcCTCCGCCAACTGCCGCTGCAGCCGCATGGTCTACGTCGGCAACATCGCCTTCAACGCCAGCGAGGAAGAGGCCCGCGACGCCTGCGAGCTCATCGGCCCCGTCCTCTCCATGCGCCTCGCCACCGACGCCGCCACCGGCAAGCGCAAGGGCTACGCCTTCGTTGAGTACGCCGACGACGCGACGGCGCAGAGCGCCTGCCGCAACCTGCAGGGCCACCTCCTCCGCGGCCGGCCGCTGCGGGTGGGTCTCGCCGACAGCGACCGGGCGCGTCGGCGCAAGGCAGAGCACGATCCGGTCGGGCTGGAGGACGCCATCCACGCCGCGTGCCTCGTCTCCGGgcgcccgcccgccgcctccATCACGCGGCTGCTGGCGACCGCGAGCAGGCACCATCTGCGGGAGACGGTGTCGACGTTCGAGAGCATGGGCGCCGAGGCCTGCAAGGCTCTCAAGGAGCAGGTCCCCGGGCTGGCGGGGGCGATGGAGCAGGTGCAGCATCTGCTCGACATGGCGGCCGCGGATGACGCCGCCGAGGAGGCGAGGAGGAATAAGCGGGCGGCGAGCGCCGCCGAAGAGTCGGACCAGCACGCGAAGCTGAGGAAGGTGGAAGATGGCGGGAAGGCTGCGGCCCGCCCAATACTACCCTGCTTCTGA
- the LOC124653395 gene encoding ferrochelatase-2, chloroplastic (The sequence of the model RefSeq protein was modified relative to this genomic sequence to represent the inferred CDS: added 65 bases not found in genome assembly), with amino-acid sequence MECVRSGALDLRCQGKVFGSATSCGKAGCSTNLAGSAKQKDLHGKAKHLQLSASGTSSLVHRGPVLKHQRSLAVRSAAAADAYTTFDEHVKGVTAHAVEEKVGVLLFNLGGPETLNDVQPFLFNLFADPDIIRLPRLFRFLQRPLAKLISTLRAPKSKEAYASIGGGSPLRRITDEQANALKIALKEKNLEADIYVGMRYWYPFTEEAFDQIKKDKITKLVVLPLYPQYSISTSGSSIRVLQNIVKEDAFFAGLPISIIESWYQREGYVKSMADLIEKELTVFSNPEEVMIFFSAHGVPLTYVTDAGDPYRDQMEDCIALIMEELKSRGTLNNHTLAYQSRVGPIQWLKPYTDEVLVELGQKGVKSLLAVPVSFVSEHIETLEEIDMEYRELALESGIENWGRVPALGCTSSFISDLADAVVEALPSASALTTRKVKGTDSDMDMRHYLTKMFFGSVLAFFLLLSPRLVSAFRNTLQ; translated from the exons GTCATGTGGTAAAGCTGGCTGTTCTACGAATCTTGCTGGTTCCGCCAAGCAAAAGGACTTGCACGGGAAGGCTAAACATTTGCAGTTGTCAGCAAGTGGAACATCCAGCTTGGTTCACAGAGGTCCAGTGCTTAAACATCAGCGCAGTCTTGCTGTGAGATCCGCCGCTGCTGCGGATGCATACACTACTTTTGATGAACATGTCAAGGGCGTAACCGCACATGCTGTTGAAGAAAAGGTTGGAGTACTGCTGTTTAATCTTGGTGGTCCAGAGACCCTCAATGACGTTCAGCCGTTTTTGTTCAACCTCTTTGCTGATCCA GATATCATTCGACTCCCTAGGCTGTTCAGATTTCTCCAAAGACCACTGGCCAAACTTATCTCTACTCTTAGAGCTCCTAAGAGTAAAGAGGCGTATGCTTCAATTGGTGGTGGATCACCTCTGCGGAGAATTACCGATGAGCAG GCGAATGCTTTGAAGATTGCACTAAAAGAGAAGAATTTGGAAGCAGATATATATGTTGGAATGCGGTATTGGTACCCGTTCACCGAAGAAGCCTTCGATCAG ATCAAGAAGGATAAAATTACGAAGCTTGTGGTTCTTCCACTATACCCTCAGTACTCCATATCGACAAGCGGGTCAAGCATCCGCGTTCTCCAAAACATTGTCAA GGAAGATGCATTTTTTGCTGGTTTGCCGATTTCCATTATTGAATCATGGTACCAGCGGGAGGGCTATGTGAAATCAATGGCGGACTTAATTGAGAAGGAATTAACAGTTTTTTCAAATCCTGAAGAG GTTATGATATTCTTCAGTGCACATGGAGTACCACTTACTTATGTTACGGATGCCGGAGATCCGTACAGAGATCAGATGGAGGACTGCATTGCTTTGATCATGGAGGAACTGAAATCTAGAGGAACATTGAATAACCATACTTTGGCTTACCAG AGTCGCGTGGGACCAATTCAGTGGCTTAAGCCTTATACTGATGAAGTTTTAGTGGAACTTGGTCAGAAGGGTGTAAAGAGTCTCCTTGCTGTTCCAGTAAG CTTTGTGAGTGAGCATATTGAGACACTGGAAGAAATCGACATGGAGTACAGAGAGTTGGCTCTAGAGTCAGGCATTGAGAACTGGGGCAGGGTTCCAGCTCTTGGATGCACCTCATCCTTCATCTCGGATCTCGCAGATGCTGTTGTTGAAGCCCTTCCCTCTGCTTCCGCGTTGACAACCAGAAAGGTCAAGGGTACCGACTCTGACATGGACATGAGGCATTACCTGACGAAGATGTTCTTCGGCTCTGTCTTGGCTTTCTTCCTGCTGTTATCGCCAAGACTAGTATCTGCTTTCAGGAACACTCTGCAGTGA
- the LOC124656652 gene encoding cleavage stimulating factor 64-like, translating into MDDAAVAVASANCRCSRMVYVGNIAFNATEEEARGACELIGPVLSMRLATDAATGKRKGYAFVEYADDATAQSACRNLQGHLLRGRPLRVGLADSDRARRRKGEHEAVGLEDAIHAAFLVSGHPPAASITRLLATASRHHLRETMATLESMGAEACKALKEQVPGLAEAMEQVQHLLDMAAADDAAEEARRKKRAASAAEESDDQRAKLRKVEDGGKAAARPILPCF; encoded by the coding sequence ATGGACGACGCCGCCGTGGCCGTGGCCTCCGCCAACTGCCGCTGCAGCCGCATGGTCTACGTCGGCAACATCGCCTTCAACGCCACAGAGGAGGAGGCCCGCGGCGCGTGCGAGCTGATCGGCCCCGTCCTCTCCATGCGCCTCGCCACCGACGCCGCCACCGGCAAGCGCAAGGGCTACGCCTTCGTGGAGTACGCCGACGACGCGACGGCGCAGAGCGCGTGCCGCAACCTGCAGGGCCACCTCCTCCGCGGCCGGCCCCTGCGGGTCGGCCTCGCCGACAGCGACAGGGCGCGCCGGCGCAAGGGCGAGCACGAGGCGGTGGGACTGGAGGACGCCATCCACGCCGCGTTTCTCGTCTCCGGGCACCCGCCCGCCGCCTCCATCACGCGGCTGCTGGCGACCGCGAGCAGGCACCATCTGCGGGAGACCATGGCGACGCTCGAGAGCATGGGTGCCGAAGCCTGCAAGGCTCTCAAGGAGCAAGTCCCTGGGCTGGCGGAGGCGATGGAGCAGGTGCAGCATCTGCTCGACATGGCGGCCGCGGATGACGCCGCCgaggaggcgaggaggaagaagcggGCGGCGAGCGCCGCCGAAGAGTCCGATGATCAGCGCGCGAAGCTGAGGAAGGTGGAAGATGGCGGGAAGGCTGCGGCCCGCCCAATACTACCCTGCTTCTGA
- the LOC124656651 gene encoding cleavage stimulating factor 64-like gives MDDAAVAVASANCRCSRMVYVGNIAFNATEEEARDACELIGAVLSMRLATDAATGKRKGYAFVEYADDATAQSACRNLQGHLLRGRPLRVGLADSDRARRRKTENEPVGLEDAIHAASLVSGRPPAASITRLLATASRHHLRETMSTFESMGAEACRALKEQVPGLAEAMEQVQHLLAMAAADDAAEEARRKKRAASAAEESDDQRAKLRKVEDGGKAAARPILPCF, from the coding sequence ATGGACGACGCCGCCGTCGCTGTGGCCTCCGCCAACTGCCGCTGCAGCCGCATGGTCTACGTCGGCAACATCGCCTTCAACGCgaccgaggaggaggcccgcgacGCCTGCGAGCTCATCGGCGCCGTCCTCTCCATGCGCCTCGCCACCGACGCCGCCACCGGCAAGCGCAAGGGCTACGCCTTCGTTGAGTACGCCGACGACGCGACGGCGCAGAGCGCCTGCCGCAACCTGCAGGGCCACCTCCTCCGCGGCCGGCCCCTGCGGGTCGGCCTCGCCGACagcgaccgggcgcgccggcgcaagACCGAGAACGAGCCGGTCGGGCTGGAGGACGCCATCCACGCCGCGTCGCTCGTCTCCGGgcgcccgcccgccgcctccATCACCCGGCTGCTGGCGACCGCGAGCAGGCACCATCTGCGGGAGACCATGTCGACGTTCGAGAGCATGGGTGCTGAGGCCTGCAGGGCTCTCAAGGAGCAGGTCCCTGGGCTGGCGGAGGCGATGGAGCAGGTGCAGCATCTGCTCGCCATGGCGGCCGCGGATGATGCCGCCGAGgaagcgaggaggaagaagcggGCGGCGAGCGCCGCTGAAGAGTCCGATGATCAGCGCGCGAAGCTGAGGAAGGTGGAAGATGGCGGGAAGGCTGCGGCCCGCCCAATACTACCCTGCTTCTGA